A genomic window from Clostridia bacterium includes:
- a CDS encoding dimethyl sulfoxide reductase anchor subunit yields the protein MEIKAWALITFTILTQTAIGSFILFTVLRSLNRKPEVDSLYRQTMIMVGPVAIVGMLASLAHLGTPLLAPNSILNLGSSWLSREIFFTCGFVVLWALGWALEGRVQPPIRQGVNWLTAICGLADIVSMASIYSAAMMPAWKGVNTYTTFLGTAFFLGSAAAAVALLYYGRKKPAWGDALAGDLQILVAVALSVMSIQLVILPWYLARLAGGDAAAQASAAMLSGRYGIALIVRWALALLGGALPLAVAWRRGAEGKVPFSLVSGAALAILVGEVLGRYLFYATAVKITLG from the coding sequence ATGGAAATAAAAGCCTGGGCTTTGATAACATTTACTATCTTAACCCAAACGGCCATCGGATCCTTCATTCTGTTTACGGTCTTACGCAGTCTGAACCGGAAGCCGGAGGTGGATTCCCTTTACCGGCAGACCATGATAATGGTGGGACCGGTGGCTATCGTGGGCATGTTGGCTTCGCTGGCCCACTTGGGAACGCCGCTGTTGGCTCCCAACTCTATTCTCAATTTGGGAAGCTCCTGGCTCAGCCGGGAGATCTTCTTCACTTGTGGCTTTGTGGTGTTGTGGGCCTTGGGCTGGGCTCTGGAAGGCCGGGTCCAACCGCCCATAAGGCAAGGGGTTAATTGGCTGACAGCTATCTGCGGGTTGGCCGACATAGTCTCCATGGCTTCCATCTATTCTGCTGCCATGATGCCAGCCTGGAAGGGCGTCAATACCTATACCACTTTCCTAGGTACGGCTTTCTTCTTGGGGTCAGCGGCAGCCGCTGTCGCCTTGCTTTATTATGGCCGGAAAAAGCCGGCGTGGGGCGATGCTTTGGCTGGAGACTTGCAGATATTGGTGGCAGTAGCTTTGAGTGTCATGTCGATCCAGCTGGTGATCCTGCCCTGGTACCTGGCGAGGCTGGCTGGAGGGGATGCCGCCGCTCAGGCCAGCGCGGCTATGCTGTCGGGCCGGTATGGAATTGCTCTAATCGTAAGGTGGGCTCTGGCTCTCTTGGGTGGAGCGCTGCCTTTGGCCGTAGCTTGGAGGCGGGGGGCGGAAGGAAAGGTACCCTTTAGCTTGGTATCCGGTGCCGCCCTAGCCATTTTGGTGGGCGAGGTACTGGGCCGCTACCTGTTCTACGCTACAGCAGTGAAAATAACTTTGGGTTGA
- the dmsB gene encoding dimethylsulfoxide reductase subunit B: protein MPEKQLGFHIDQASCIGCFTCQIACKDKNDLEVGQLWRRVVEMAGGGYVEEGNTVRSNVFAYYIPVSCNHCADPPCVRNCPTGALYKREKDGLVLLNQDRCIGCQYCVWSCPYNAPQFNPATGKVGKCNFCVDLLEQGKDPVCVSACPMRALHWGPIDELKQKYGGVDLIRGLPDPKLTGPSLLVTPHRDAIK from the coding sequence ATGCCAGAGAAACAACTAGGCTTCCACATTGACCAAGCTAGTTGCATTGGCTGTTTTACTTGCCAAATCGCTTGCAAGGATAAAAATGATCTCGAGGTAGGCCAGCTCTGGCGCCGCGTAGTGGAAATGGCCGGTGGGGGCTATGTTGAAGAAGGCAATACCGTCCGCAGCAATGTTTTTGCTTACTATATCCCTGTGTCTTGCAATCACTGTGCTGATCCACCGTGCGTAAGGAACTGCCCTACCGGTGCCTTGTACAAGCGGGAAAAGGATGGGCTGGTGCTCCTTAACCAGGATAGGTGCATTGGCTGCCAGTACTGCGTTTGGTCCTGTCCTTACAACGCGCCCCAGTTCAATCCTGCCACCGGGAAAGTAGGCAAATGCAATTTTTGTGTTGACCTCTTGGAGCAAGGCAAAGATCCGGTATGCGTATCAGCTTGCCCCATGCGGGCTTTGCATTGGGGGCCCATCGATGAGCTGAAACAAAAATATGGCGGCGTGGACCTGATCAGGGGCCTTCCCGATCCCAAGTTGACGGGGCCATCACTTTTAGTGACGCCCCACCGGGATGCCATCAAGTAA